Proteins found in one Vicia villosa cultivar HV-30 ecotype Madison, WI unplaced genomic scaffold, Vvil1.0 ctg.000232F_1_1_3, whole genome shotgun sequence genomic segment:
- the LOC131625663 gene encoding F-box protein SKIP23-like, whose amino-acid sequence MADWSELPKDLLHLISEKLNSDFYILRFRSVCSTWRLSIPKPHNHFPLKLPHFSRRNKLYNHSIFLIKPPATPNQQTLYRPWLVRICRTSTGKFNLCHPLSRHRFNIPSDSRVLDFSQLSVFNIQEVYIRGVSYQNSSTIGFCHFDRSVATFQREHILEIVTTDRNSGEMVMFHRRGNGLTKIPNVAPYYQGMCIFKGRPCLTDDTGRTVMIGSDLSVHLVAEPVSGDDLDGLIYIMVENESELLLVHNYEDDYESDDDYDKYDEPIDVFRLDQKEKKWLKLENLGDTVLFLGHGYSFAISASDLGLDNGNFVIYCNYIRNEIRVFPLDQHRTFPLSDYPDYVKLFWPPPE is encoded by the coding sequence ATGGCAGATTGGTCCGAGCTTCCAAAAGATCTTCTGCACTTAATATCCGAAAAACTCAACAGTGATTTCTACATTCTTCGTTTTCGTTCTGTCTGTTCCACATGGCGCCTTTCCATACCTAAACCTCACAACCATTTCCCCTTGAAGCTCCCGCACTTTTCCCGTCGCAACAAACTATACAATCACAGCATCTTTCTCATCAAACCACCCGCAACACCCAACCAACAAACTCTCTACCGCCCTTGGTTGGTCAGAATCTGTCGAACTTCAACCGGAAAGTTTAACCTATGTCACCCCCTTTCACGTCACAGATTTAATATACCTTCTGATTCGAGGGTTCTTGACTTCAGCCAACTCTCTGTCTTCAATATCCAAGAGGTTTATATTCGCGGAGTGTCATATCAAAATTCATCTACCATTGGATTTTGTCATTTTGATCGCTCTGTTGCAACGTTTCAGAGGGAACATATTCTGGAGATTGTCACAACCGATAGAAACTCCGGGGAGATGGTGATGTTCCATCGCAGAGGCAATGGTTTGACTAAGATCCCCAATGTGGCACCATACTACCAAGGCATGTGCATTTTTAAAGGCCGGCCTTGTCTAACCGACGATACTGGTCGGACTGTGATGATCGGATCAGATTTGAGCGTTCACTTGGTGGCTGAGCCTGTTTCGGGTGACGATCTCGATGGCCTCATTTACATTATGGTGGAAAATGAGTCTGAGTTGTTGCTTGTTCACAACTATGAAGATGATTATGAaagtgatgatgattatgataaaTATGATGAGCCTATTGATGTGTTTAGGCTTGACCAGAAAGAGAAAAAGTGGCTGAAGTTGGAAAATTTAGGGGATACGGTTTTGTTTTTGGGACATGGCTATTCGTTTGCTATATCGGCGTCAGATTTGGGTTTGGACAATGGGAATTTTGTGATTTATTGTAACTATATTCGTAACGAAATCAGGGTTTTTCCCTTGGATCAACACAGGACTTTTCCGTTGTCTGATTATCCAGATTATGTCAAGTTGTTCTGGCCACCTCCGGAGTGA
- the LOC131625648 gene encoding uncharacterized protein LOC131625648 — translation MADWSQLPKDLLQLISQKLNSDFYILRFRSVCSTWRLSIPKLYNDIMFLIKPPVTPNEQTLRPWLVRISPTSTGKFNLCHPLLRDSLNIPSDPPMLDFNQLSVFDVGQIYILGILFPNSSSTSYSHYGCCVVRFEGEQIPNIVTYDSDSMGMVMFRCGGDGSTKIPNVAPYYRGMCVFKGRPCLTEITGRTVMIESDLSVHLVAEPVFGDDAYVTGIYIMVENESDLLLVHKYTEDYDIDDELVMFDVFRLDQREKKWLKLENLGDMVLFLGQGCSLAISASDLGINGGNCVIYCSYLRCKMRIFPLDQHRTFPLSDYPDYLKLFWPPPEWIVSVDLSVDLVAESVFGGDIDGDVKIMVENVSELFLVHKYLEDYDYDADDYCKDELVRIDVFRLDQKEKKWLKLENLGDKVLFLGKSYSFTASASDLGFDNGNFVIYRNDNDNLSGDCELSVFLMDQQRTFELSDYRDYIKLFWPFPDWIFIKKDCPKKGNKGDYVQIVISSDDDGYESARALVLSWSESVPLKLPLFFEQEKLYKYSIFLIKSPVTSNQQTLRHWLIRISPTSSEKFNLWHPLLRDSLNIPSDPHVLDFSQLSVFNIEQIYIQGLLFPNSFITSLSYHGRSLVTFEGEHNLNILTQDNNSWSMVMFRCGGDGLTKIPNVAPYYQGMCIFKGRPCLTDNTGRTVMIGSDLSLHLAAEPGFRGNINGEIYIMVENESELLLVHKYEVYYDCEDDYDDDEFLRFEVFRLDQREKKWVKLENLGDKVLFLGPGYSFAISASDLGLDNGNSVIYCSYDRNNEIRVFPLDQQQTFPLSDYPDYVKLFWPQSKLFALKFSNVIVIDSVLNWVYYL, via the exons ATGGCAGATTGGTCTCAGCTTCCAAAAGATCTTCTGCAATTAATATCCCAAAAACTGAACAGTGATTTCTACATTCTTCGTTTTCGTTCTGTCTGTTCCACCTGGCGACTTTCCATACCTAAACTCTACAATGACATCATGTTTCTCATCAAACCACCCGTAACACCAAACGAACAAACTCTCCGCCCATGGTTGGTCAGAATCAGTCCAACTTCTACCGGAAAGTTTAACCTCTGCCACCCTCTTTTACGTGACAGTCTTAATATACCTTCTGATCCGCCCATGCTCGACTTCAACCAACTCTCTGTCTTTGATGTCGGACAGATTTATATTCTGGGGATTTTATTTCCAAATTCATCTAGCACTTCATACTCTCATTATGGTTGCTGTGTTGTTAGGTTTGAGGGGGAACAGATTCCGAATATTGTCACATACGATAGTGACTCCATGGGGATGGTGATGTTCCGTTGCGGAGGTGATGGTTCGACTAAGATCCCCAATGTGGCACCATACTACCGAGGCATGTGCGTTTTTAAAGGCAGGCCTTGTCTAACTGAAATTACTGGTCGGACTGTGATGATTGAATCAGATTTGAGCGTTCATTTGGTGGCTGAGCCTGTGTTTGGTGACGATGCCTATGTCACTGGCATTTACATTATGGTGGAAAATGAGTCTGACTTGTTGCTTGTTCACAAATATACAGAAGATTATGATATTGATGATGAGCTTGTAATGTTTGATGTATTTAGGCTTGACCAGAGAGAGAAAAAGTGGCTGAAGTTGGAAAATTTAGGGGATATGGTTTTGTTTTTGGGACAAGGCTGTTCGCTTGCTATATCGGCGTCGGATTTGGGTATTAACGGTGGGAATTGTGTGATTTATTGTAGCTATTTACGTTGCAAAATGAGGATTTTTCCCTTGGATCAACACCGGACTTTTCCTTTGTCTGATTATCCAGATTATTTGAAGTTGTTCTGGCCACCTCCGGAATGGATCGTCAGTGTAG ATTTGAGCGTTGATTTGGTGGCTGAGTCGGTGTTTGGTGGAGATATTGATGGCGACGTTAAAATTATGGTGGAAAATGTGTCTGAGTTGTTTCTAGTTCACAAATATTTAGAAGATTATGATTATGATGCAGATGATTATTGTAAAGATGAGCTTGTAAGAATTGATGTGTTTAGGCTTGATCAGAAAGAGAAAAAGTGGCTGAAGTTGGAAAATTTAGGGGATAAGGTTTTGTTTTTGGGGAAAAGCTATTCATTCACTGCTTCTGCATCAGATTTAGGTTTTGACAATGGGAATTTTGTGATTTATCGTAACGATAATGATAATCTTTCTGGAGATTGTGAATTGAGTGTTTTTCTCATGGACCAACAACGGACTTTTGAGTTGTCTGACTATCGAGATTATATCAAGTTGTTCTGGCCATTTCCAGATTGGATCTTCA TCAAGAAAGATTGTCCTAAAAAAGGAAACAAGGGTGATTATGTTCAGATTGTGATTTCCTCAGATGATGATGGTTATGAAAGTGCTAGAGCACTAGTG CTTAGTTGGTCCGAATCAGTCCCCTTGAAGCTCCCGCTCTTTTTCGAACAGGAAAAACTCTACAAATACAGCATCTTTCTCATCAAATCACCCGTAACATCCAACCAACAAACTCTCCGCCATTGGTTGATCAGAATCAGTCCAACTTCATCTGAAAAGTTTAACCTATGGCATCCCCTTTTACGTGACAGTCTAAATATACCTTCCGATCCGCACGTGCTCGACTTCAGCCAACTCTCTGTTTTTAATATTGAACAGATTTATATCCAGGGGTTGTTATTTCCAAATTCATTTATCACTTCACTTTCTTATCATGGTCGCTCTCTTGTTACGTTTGAGGGGGAACATAATCTGAATATTCTCACACAAGATAATAACTCCTGGAGTATGGTAATGTTCCGTTGCGGAGGTGATGGTTTGACTAAGATCCCCAATGTGGCACCATACTACCAAGGCATGTGCATTTTTAAAGGCCGACCTTGTCTAACTGACAATACTGGTCGGACTGTGATGATTGGATCAGATTTGAGCCTTCATTTGGCGGCTGAGCCTGGGTTTCGTGGCAATATCAATGGCGAAATTTACATTATGGTGGAAAATGAGTCCGAGTTGTTGCTTGTTCACAAATATGAAGTGTATTATGATTGTGAggatgattatgatgatgatgagtttctaaggtttgaagtatttaggcTTGACCAGAGAGAGAAAAAGTGGGTCAAGTTGGAAAATTTAGGAGATAAGGTTTTGTTTTTGGGACCAGGCTATTCGTTTGCTATATCGGCGTCGGATTTGGGTTTGGATAATGGGAATTCTGTGATTTATTGTAGCTATGATCGTAACaatgaaattagggtttttcccTTGGACCAACAACAGACTTTTCCTTTGTCTGATTATCCAGATTATGTCAAGTTGTTCTGGCCACAAAGTAAGTTATTTGCATTGAAATTTTCTAATGTAATAGTGATTGATAGTGTATTAAACTGGGTCTACTACTTATGA
- the LOC131625661 gene encoding F-box protein SKIP23-like: protein MADWSQLPKELLQLISEKLNSEFYLTRFRSVCSTWRFSILKPYNHFPLNLPHFFDSNNSVIHKLCKHNIFLIKPPSTPNQQTPRPWLVRISPTSTGKFNLWHPLLFHHRIPFSLLDFNHLSVFDLGHIYVEGMFYPNSSTTVYQHYDRGVATFQGGQILDIVAHKYIGQLMMFRCGDDDWTKLPNVAHFNQDICIFKGRPCVTYRTGRTLMIGSDLSVHLVAKPMLRADGCGTVSIIVENESELLLVHKYKDHYDRDDYDDDDYDDDDDDDDDDVHNDDEIVRIDVFRLDQKEKKRLKLANLGDRVLFLGQGYSFIASALDLGFDNGNFVIYCNDNFDAASEMSIFHFDQQRNSLFSDYPHYFKLVWPPPEWITSRCL from the coding sequence ATGGCAGATTGGTCTCAGCTTCCTAAAGAACTTCTGCAATTAATATCAGAAAAATTGAATAGTGAATTCTACCTCACTCGCTTTCGTTCTGTCTGTTCCACGTGGAGATTTTCCATACTAAAACCATACAACCATTTCCCCTTGAATCTTCCGCACTTCTTTGACTCCAATAATTCCGTTATCCACAAACTCTGCAAACACAACATCTTTCTCATCAAACCACCCTCAACACCAAACCAACAAACTCCCCGCCCTTGGTTGGTCAGAATCAGTCCAACTTCAACGGGGAAATTTAACCTCTGGCATCCCCTTTTGTTTCACCATCGTATACCATTCAGCCTGCTTGACTTCAACCACCTCTCCGTCTTTGATCTCGGACACATTTATGTTGAGGGAATGTTTTATCCAAATTCATCTACCACTGTATATCAACATTATGATCGCGGTGTTGCCACGTTTCAAGGGGGACAGATTCTGGATATTGTCGCACACAAGTACATCGGGCAGCTGATGATGTTCCGTTGTGGGGACGATGATTGGACTAAGCTCCCCAATGTGGCACATTTCAACCAAGACATTTGCATTTTTAAAGGTCGGCCTTGTGTAACATATAGAACTGGTCGAACTTTGATGATTGGATCAGATTTGAGCGTTCATTTGGTGGCTAAGCCGATGCTTCGTGCCGATGGATGTGGCACTGTTAGCATTATAGTGGAAAATGAGTCTGAGTTGTTGCTAGTTCACAAATATAAAGATCATTATGATCGTGATGATTACGATGAcgatgattatgatgatgatgatgatgatgatgatgatgatgttcatAATGATGATGAGATTGTCAGGATTGATGTATTTAGGCTTgatcaaaaagagaaaaagcgGTTGAAGCTGGCAAATTTAGGGGATAGGGTTTTGTTTTTGGGGCAAGGCTATTCGTTCATTGCTTCTGCGCTGGATTTGGGTTTTGACAATGGGAATTTTGTGATTTATTGTAATGATAATTTTGATGCAGCGAGTGAAATGAGTATTTTTCACTTCGACCAACAACGAAATTCACTTTTTTCTGATTATCCACATTACTTCAAGTTGGTCTGGCCACCTCCGGAGTGGATCACCAGTAGATGTTTGTAA